The window ATACATGTAAGTTATGATTTTTACAAATTCTCCTTTGATAAAGCTAACCGAGGGTGCGTGCCGCATGTCACTTTTGCTGGAAATGATTTTGTAATGATTTTGAAATGCGCAGCGTTGCCACAAAGTgtgatgtttacatttttattactttatagGCAATAATTCACTGTTAAAGCAAATGCTACATGATGTGTCTAACTCACATAAGCAAACTAAATGAATTCATCTAAACTAAGGAGGGGTTCTCCACTTAAAATTTCGGTTTGCAATGGCTGATGACATTTTAAATGATGGGTGGAAGTTGGAAAAACAACATCAACATTTCAGACTTTGGTCATCTGCattggagagggaaaaaaattccCTCACTTATGCAatttccagtaaaaaaaaaaaatggaattatAAACACTGTGAAGCACACAGTTTGGTCCTGACATGGTGCAAGTTGCAAAGTCATGAATATTATTGGCTAATAACAATTCAGAAGAAATAAAGTCATCCTGACTCAGCTAAAGTCAGGATGCAGCCCTCATAAAACAACTCTGCTAAGGCGGCCTGTGACCTACATGAAACCTCCACCCTGTGCTTGGGTACAGGTTTAGTCTTTTACACAGCGATcttttacatttgcatttaaCAGTGTGGTTCCAGGAAGGCAATGTATTTATAATAACCCTCCGAGGAGACGGTGCATTGTTTCTTCTGCCTCTGAATCATTTAGTGTTAGCAGTGTAGCAGGGAGTACTTAAAAGCCAAATGTGGGGCAGGCGTCTTGGCTCTTTATGCAtctgtgtctctgcagcatGCTCCACTGCTCCACTTTCTCCACTTGTCTGAAGCCCCTTTGTAAACCCctcaacccacacacacacacacacacactggtgtaTTAGCTTTAAGTATATTGTAATATTTATActtttgtctgcatttactTTTTGATTTACAACATTTTGTATATGTCAAGTTCTGTAGTGTGGATTGCATTTGGATCCGTTAACACTGACCATATAAATACTGCCAAATCCTAGATCTAAAAATACTGGGTAATCTTCACCGCAAACTCCTGAAGGTTAAAGACAGAAGTTTTCAAAATCTAGATTTTTAATGATTCCTCATTAAAAGCAGGATTTTAATGAGCGATGGAGGTGTGCAGTAATTTATCAGCCTGTAAACAGAGGACATTTTTCAAGGCTGCACTAATAACACCCAATCAAGCTTCTCTCATGTCAGGACAGCAGAAGAACGACATGCATGTCTGACGGTTAAGTTAAATTATGGGAGCTGTTAATGCTGAAACTTTGGAACTTGGCCAACGCCAAGCACTAAAGAAGCTGTCAGATCTTGCTATATGCTGCTTTTTAATCTGTCATTTGTAAGTTCTCAAACTTCATGAAAAGGCAGTGCATTGCAcatttcctcagtctgttttccTCGAGGTCATTTCCTTATGTTTTCTTACCCTGTCATTTTTCTGCTTCGGTTCCTCCATCGCTCTTCATGTATGGCACGTCTCTCTCAAATTCCTCTCTCTGCCTGTGGGAGGTGATACATAACAAGTGCACAATGTACACCTTTATCATCACAAATTCATAAATGGTTAGGAAAGATCTGCAGGATGAAGAACGTGCATAcgttcaaataaaaacaaaaaaaaaacaaagatgctttttttcctgtttgtttgctcTCAATTGTAAGCTTAGATGCTGCCGTGCTCCATGGTGCTGTAGCCACATGGTGTTTGCTATTGCAGTGTGAGTGGGTAAGCTGGGCCAGGGGGCTGAGATGATTGCACTTTGAGTCAATTAGTAGCCATGAACTCGAGAGCTCTGatgttttttctcctcctttcatGTCTCCATTAAAAAAGCTGGAATACACTGTCGTTACGTAGCCAGCCACTTAATCCACCACGCTGTTGCTCAAGGCAAACCCTAAAATAATCACATGGCTGATTTCAAATCAATGAAAATCAGTCTCTCCCGCTCTCAACTGTCTCTCTCATATGAAACAGatagatttttgtgttttttatgtgCTGAAAGTAggcattttgtgtttctgtcatggCTCTGGGtaacacccccccctccctttggTCTCAAACAAAATCTAAAAACCAAATATTGACAATAAAAGGAGtatgaatgcaaaaataaagcacaaaattTCTAGTGAGCACTATTCAGTGGTGTCAAAATTCAAGCGGTGGTTTACGACGTTATACTCACGGTTTGATTTTGTTGGAGAACCTCTGTCGCAGGATGAGAGCGATGGTGGTGAGGACCATCATAGTCGTACACATGGCTCTGTCCCAAGGATCTCCTGCCTTGGGAAAGCTGGTGGTTCAGAGCACTGAACCGTCTTCCGCCATTGAAAGGCTTGAATGGTAAAAGGCAGAGTTTGTGGTGTAACAATCTGACTATTCCTGCCTTGGCTCTCACACATGATTGGGGAGATTACCATGGAGGATTAGCTTGGATCAAGGAGGGGGGTTAGATCTCGCTGGCAGGACTATGAGGTAAACAGAGCATGCTGTGAGTTGTCTAAAAACAGCCCACACTTACCACCATGTCATTAGCACAGCAAGCTAAATCCATCTCTACAGtatattgtcttttttgtttggttaAGGAAGGGCTTAATTTTTTAAGGGGGGGGGCAATAGGGTAGCTTCACAACGTGCACCTAAAGATCAACATTCCAATCAGCTTACAATACTTTATAACTGGATTATCTAGTTCAATATTATTGTCCTCAAACTTACCTTAGGAATCATTGGATGTTTACAAGATAGCATGGGACTGATTCTAAATATACCAAAACCAGACCCTCTAATGACTTCCCTGCAGGCCAAGTGCAGTGTTCCTACAATATATTATGAAAAGAGAGCGCATAGTGGGATAAATGGGGTATAAATAGGGAATGTCAGCAGCTAAGCCACTTATACTTAGCACTGCTGACTCAAGCACAGAATAAGGGAGCAGTAGggcaaggaaaaagaaaagaaaggtgtAATTTTGTCAACACGTCCATGAGTGGAATTATGAGGGAATCACATTATAGCAGATTGAGATGTAAAAgaatggggggggggagaaaaaaagttcagaggtttttcttttttatttcaaaatttagTCAATGACAGATACAAACGTGAGTCATAATGAAAAACGTACAATcatcacatttaaatgtaaaaatgtctcGGTATACGTAAGAGCTAATAAAGTGTACACGAGTGGATACAGAATGATAAGATTAAACATCTGAAATACATCATACTGTTTAAAAAGAATGCTGTTTACATTTCTGTTTCTAGATATACACATTCGGTAGAAGGCACATCCAAGTCAAATGTGACCTCTAGTCCACTGGTGGGTCTATGTttgcattttcttcctctttgctcTCTCCTTTTAATGGTTTAGCCTTTTACAAGAGTATAAAGGaggtgagctttttttttttttttaattcctccctctctttctttcggtctctccctctcttatacagacagaaacacactaACCATACATAAGAGTGCACGTCCCATGATTATCTTAGATTACATCAAACTCTATCTCAGATTAGAGCCGACTGATTGATGTCCTGTGAAGCCTGAAATTAGAAAGTTCCCTGCATGCCTACCTATGtggaaaagaaatagaaaaacaaacaaacaaacaaaaacacaagtaaatgtttgttttatatgtgtATATCTCAAGGCTTATGTCTCATACCATTATTTTACCTATGAAAGTGGCCATTCCACATTTTTCTCATGCAAGATAATCATAAAAAATATGCAGGCTATTATACAagtacaagaaaaacacaaaatggacACGTTCATGAGTAAATCATAGTATTACAATATATAAAACTAACCTTTACTATTAGAGAGTGGATAATTCTAAGAAAATTTTACTACTTCTTTTCCATATGGGTAGCCCAAGATTAAAACCTTCAACCAGTGGAGGTTGAGAGTTTGTCCCAGCCCAGTTCCTTATAGATGGCAGTGATACTGCAGTGTACCGTAGCCAAGAGGTTTGTCCACGCTGCGCCCACCTCTGGTGTGACAACCTCTGGATACTCTTCACCCAGGACTTCTAGAATCACACCACTCAGAATCTGAgtaagaaacacaaacaaatatgcTTAGGACAGCTTGGACTTCAACTAATGGAGCAGTTTGACTTGTTTTTGCCTGAAAACACTGATGTCAGTCTGAGGTTTTTGTGCAgatgaaacaaagaaagcatAACATATAAAACATGCAGATTTGGAGCGATTTTGTTGTACTTGTTATCTGTGGTCAGAGCTGTGCAACTGTTCCCCCAATTTGCGAATCCACTAGCTGTCGCTGTCTTCTTATTTAGTCTAAAAAGTGTCAGTCTTTTCATCTAACTCCGTGTTTCAATACTGAATCAAAGGAATCTCTGATGTAAGGGTTGCTAATACTGCCAGTCACATTGAGGATCCGGCGCTTTTAGCTAATTAATCTGCTTTCCTGGTCCAAACAGCTGTGTTGTGCATCATATTGAACAGTATGCAGCTGGTTTCTGTTCACAGGCTCACAACAATTGACCGTACAGTACATATCTGCTTAAAATGACATGCTGGAGAAACAAAATAAAGGGCATGGAAGCAAAACTAGGCCACAAAATTATGGATTGTGGAATATTAGAGGTGGCAAGAAGGAGGACTCACAAGGATTTattgaaaaacataaaataaaaagcaagctACTCTGCAATATTAATgtagaatacatttttttcagttaggTCAAGTACGAGTTGAATGCTTGAGTCCTACCATCACCTAAGTAAAATCATTTGGTTTGATTGAGGCTGACAGTTCACATATTGTATAATTTCCTGTGAATGCAAAACAATATATTGATCATTTTATACAAACTGATTAAATGGTATGATTGTAAATATGTGACTCTTTGGGAGCATATAGTGCAGAATGGAAGACAGCTCTTTTTACACTTGTGTATCTTGGAGCGTGCTTTCTATACAGTTGTTcagacagtgttttgtttttgcacacttTACCTTGAAGTACACAGGCTCCACCTTGTGTTGGAGTGCATGGGCCTTGGCCACCAGCTTCAGCACCGACGCCACCTTATCTGAGTTGTCAAGGTTCTCCACCAGTGTATTGATGGCATTCATGACTCTCCGAGCATGTTTCCTGAGCTGGGAActctgctccagctcctccgCATCCTCAATGTGCTTGAACTGGCTGAAAAACTGCTTGGAGGAGGGGAAGTTGACAAAGAATCTGCAAAGAAGGAAAGCTAAGTAAAAGATATGACAAGTAAGTGTGTAATTCTTGAAGCTGTACTATTCTCATCCTCTGTCTGCCTGCAGTTTCATCCTATAAACCCATGTTCACTTTTCAAGCTGGCAAGATAACATGAGTAAACACTGGCACATGCATAAAGGTGCTGCATTTCACTGTGAAAATAACTGGTTTTAATTGATACTGTGTGGTATGGGTTTACAACATAAAGGAAAACAGCCAGCTGCAGAGGTCTGATCATGCCAAggagctgaaaaaaataaatgcctcaTACAGTTATTTTACAAGTTATTTTATAAGTTATGTTTAGTTATGCAAAACAATAGCTGTGGTAAcatttatgaaatgaaaaataataaatagctACATGGCTAAATATAAAATAGTTATCTGTGTAGCTAACAGTGGATTTGAAGCAAAGcagtaaataaagtttattttccaaaccaaaaaaacatttttcactggAGAAGTAAAGTAAATCTTGCAGGAACAGATAAAAATTCCCAAAGCTTGATCTAACTCTGATATTCTGGGAGATAGTTTGTTTCATAGCTGTTTTAGCTTCGGCTTTGATAAATGCATGTATGGGCTTGTTCTGCGTA is drawn from Archocentrus centrarchus isolate MPI-CPG fArcCen1 chromosome 8, fArcCen1, whole genome shotgun sequence and contains these coding sequences:
- the LOC115784781 gene encoding cytoglobin-1-like, translating into MERTQGDGEVDHLERPSPLTDKERVMIQDSWGKVYQNCDDVGVAILVRFFVNFPSSKQFFSQFKHIEDAEELEQSSQLRKHARRVMNAINTLVENLDNSDKVASVLKLVAKAHALQHKVEPVYFKILSGVILEVLGEEYPEVVTPEVGAAWTNLLATVHCSITAIYKELGWDKLSTSTG